A genomic region of Pseudopipra pipra isolate bDixPip1 chromosome 20, bDixPip1.hap1, whole genome shotgun sequence contains the following coding sequences:
- the NPDC1 gene encoding neural proliferation differentiation and control protein 1 isoform X4 gives MVAARGAAARRGALLLLLAALGSCPLRLVRAAVSCPRSLDCALQRREFCPPGSGACGPCLPPFQEDDHGRCVQKQFSPSGRTSIPSLEAEIDFLADVLARQEAPHHHLVQDGRPRTTLVPNGSRQRLASGLREGRLQRGPTSTTAAATLPTTATVQKNPVEASPIPANDNVVLGLIVVCTVAGISALIVAAVCWCRLQKEVRLAQKADYSTQRVASPLPYDKISPGDKTLAQSAQMYHYQHQKQQMISLEKHKEEPKLPDSASSDEENEDGDFTVYECPGLAPTGEMEVRNPLFDDSSLHLSNLKSHQ, from the exons ATGGTGGCGGCCCGGGGCGCTGCCGCCCGCCGCGgagcgctgctgctgctgctcgcCGCCCTCGGATCCTGCCCTTTGCGCCTCGTCCGTGCCG cagTGTCCTGTCCCCGGAGCCTGGACTGTGCCCTGCAGCGCCGAGAGTTCTGCCCACCGGGGTCGGGTGCCTGTgggccctgcctgcccccctTCCAGGAGGACGACCACGGGCGCTGTGTCCAGAAGCAGTTCTCACCCAGTG GACGGACCTCCATTCCCAGCTTGGAGGCAGAAATTGATTTTCTGGCAGATGTGCTGGCCAGGCAAGAGGCTCCTCACCACCACCTGGTACAGGATGGCAGACCCAGAA CCACGCTGGTGCCCAACGGCAGCAGACAACGCCTGGCCAGCGGGCTGAGAGAGGGGCGACTGCAGCGGGGTCCCACCAGCACCACAGCAGCCGCCACCCTCCCCACCACTGCCACGGTCCAGAAGAACCCAGTGGAGGcatcccccatccctgcaaatGACAACGTGGTGCTCG GGCTGATCGTGGTGTGCACAGTGGCCGGGATCTCGGCGCTGATTGTGGCAGCCGTCTGCTGGTGCAG GCTGCAGAAGGAGGTCAGGCTGGCGCAGAAAGCAGACTACTCGACCCAGCGAGTGGCCAGCCCCCTGCCCTACGACAAGATCTCG cccGGGGACAAGACGCTGGCTCAGAGTGCCCAGATGTACCACTACCAGCACCAAAAGCAGCAGATGATCTCCCTGGAGAA GCATAAAGAGGAGCCCAAGCTGCCGGACTCTGCATCCTCTGATGAGGAGAATGAGGATGGAGACTTCACTGTGTATGAGTGCCCCGGGCTGGCTCCG ACTGGAGAAATGGAAGTGAGGAACCCGCTGTTTGACGACTCCTCCTTACACCTCTCCAACCTCAAGTCGCACCAGTAA
- the NPDC1 gene encoding neural proliferation differentiation and control protein 1 isoform X1 codes for MVAARGAAARRGALLLLLAALGSCPLRLVRAAVSCPRSLDCALQRREFCPPGSGACGPCLPPFQEDDHGRCVQKQFSPSGRTSIPSLEAEIDFLADVLARQEAPHHHLVQDGRPRTTLVPNGSRQRLASGLREGRLQRGPTSTTAAATLPTTATVQKNPVEASPIPANDNVVLGLIVVCTVAGISALIVAAVCWCRLQKEVRLAQKADYSTQRVASPLPYDKISVKHVPPGGDFGALLEGFPHGVGPPPARLGHSRAWSQLFLLSLQPGDKTLAQSAQMYHYQHQKQQMISLEKHKEEPKLPDSASSDEENEDGDFTVYECPGLAPTGEMEVRNPLFDDSSLHLSNLKSHQ; via the exons ATGGTGGCGGCCCGGGGCGCTGCCGCCCGCCGCGgagcgctgctgctgctgctcgcCGCCCTCGGATCCTGCCCTTTGCGCCTCGTCCGTGCCG cagTGTCCTGTCCCCGGAGCCTGGACTGTGCCCTGCAGCGCCGAGAGTTCTGCCCACCGGGGTCGGGTGCCTGTgggccctgcctgcccccctTCCAGGAGGACGACCACGGGCGCTGTGTCCAGAAGCAGTTCTCACCCAGTG GACGGACCTCCATTCCCAGCTTGGAGGCAGAAATTGATTTTCTGGCAGATGTGCTGGCCAGGCAAGAGGCTCCTCACCACCACCTGGTACAGGATGGCAGACCCAGAA CCACGCTGGTGCCCAACGGCAGCAGACAACGCCTGGCCAGCGGGCTGAGAGAGGGGCGACTGCAGCGGGGTCCCACCAGCACCACAGCAGCCGCCACCCTCCCCACCACTGCCACGGTCCAGAAGAACCCAGTGGAGGcatcccccatccctgcaaatGACAACGTGGTGCTCG GGCTGATCGTGGTGTGCACAGTGGCCGGGATCTCGGCGCTGATTGTGGCAGCCGTCTGCTGGTGCAG GCTGCAGAAGGAGGTCAGGCTGGCGCAGAAAGCAGACTACTCGACCCAGCGAGTGGCCAGCCCCCTGCCCTACGACAAGATCTCGGTAAAGCATGTCCCTCCCGGTGGGGATTTTGGTGCTCTGCTGGAGGGATTCCCACATGGTGTAGGCCCCccaccagccaggctggggcacTCCAGAGCCTGGTCACAGCTGttcctgctctctctgcagcccGGGGACAAGACGCTGGCTCAGAGTGCCCAGATGTACCACTACCAGCACCAAAAGCAGCAGATGATCTCCCTGGAGAA GCATAAAGAGGAGCCCAAGCTGCCGGACTCTGCATCCTCTGATGAGGAGAATGAGGATGGAGACTTCACTGTGTATGAGTGCCCCGGGCTGGCTCCG ACTGGAGAAATGGAAGTGAGGAACCCGCTGTTTGACGACTCCTCCTTACACCTCTCCAACCTCAAGTCGCACCAGTAA
- the NPDC1 gene encoding neural proliferation differentiation and control protein 1 isoform X3 → MVAARGAAARRGALLLLLAALGSCPLRLVRAAVSCPRSLDCALQRREFCPPGSGACGPCLPPFQEDDHGRCVQKQFSPSGRTSIPSLEAEIDFLADVLARQEAPHHHLVQDGRPRTTLVPNGSRQRLASGLREGRLQRGPTSTTAAATLPTTATVQKNPVEASPIPANDNVVLGLIVVCTVAGISALIVAAVCWCRLQKEVRLAQKADYSTQRVASPLPYDKISPGDKTLAQSAQMYHYQHQKQQMISLEKHKEEPKLPDSASSDEENEDGDFTVYECPGLAPVRGRRGAGGPCACRGSPTCAWDVLEKWK, encoded by the exons ATGGTGGCGGCCCGGGGCGCTGCCGCCCGCCGCGgagcgctgctgctgctgctcgcCGCCCTCGGATCCTGCCCTTTGCGCCTCGTCCGTGCCG cagTGTCCTGTCCCCGGAGCCTGGACTGTGCCCTGCAGCGCCGAGAGTTCTGCCCACCGGGGTCGGGTGCCTGTgggccctgcctgcccccctTCCAGGAGGACGACCACGGGCGCTGTGTCCAGAAGCAGTTCTCACCCAGTG GACGGACCTCCATTCCCAGCTTGGAGGCAGAAATTGATTTTCTGGCAGATGTGCTGGCCAGGCAAGAGGCTCCTCACCACCACCTGGTACAGGATGGCAGACCCAGAA CCACGCTGGTGCCCAACGGCAGCAGACAACGCCTGGCCAGCGGGCTGAGAGAGGGGCGACTGCAGCGGGGTCCCACCAGCACCACAGCAGCCGCCACCCTCCCCACCACTGCCACGGTCCAGAAGAACCCAGTGGAGGcatcccccatccctgcaaatGACAACGTGGTGCTCG GGCTGATCGTGGTGTGCACAGTGGCCGGGATCTCGGCGCTGATTGTGGCAGCCGTCTGCTGGTGCAG GCTGCAGAAGGAGGTCAGGCTGGCGCAGAAAGCAGACTACTCGACCCAGCGAGTGGCCAGCCCCCTGCCCTACGACAAGATCTCG cccGGGGACAAGACGCTGGCTCAGAGTGCCCAGATGTACCACTACCAGCACCAAAAGCAGCAGATGATCTCCCTGGAGAA GCATAAAGAGGAGCCCAAGCTGCCGGACTCTGCATCCTCTGATGAGGAGAATGAGGATGGAGACTTCACTGTGTATGAGTGCCCCGGGCTGGCTCCGGTACGCGGGCGCAGGGGagctgggggtccctgtgcaTGTAGGGGGAGTCCAACATGTGCCTGGGATGT ACTGGAGAAATGGAAGTGA
- the NPDC1 gene encoding neural proliferation differentiation and control protein 1 isoform X2, with translation MVAARGAAARRGALLLLLAALGSCPLRLVRAVSCPRSLDCALQRREFCPPGSGACGPCLPPFQEDDHGRCVQKQFSPSGRTSIPSLEAEIDFLADVLARQEAPHHHLVQDGRPRTTLVPNGSRQRLASGLREGRLQRGPTSTTAAATLPTTATVQKNPVEASPIPANDNVVLGLIVVCTVAGISALIVAAVCWCRLQKEVRLAQKADYSTQRVASPLPYDKISVKHVPPGGDFGALLEGFPHGVGPPPARLGHSRAWSQLFLLSLQPGDKTLAQSAQMYHYQHQKQQMISLEKHKEEPKLPDSASSDEENEDGDFTVYECPGLAPTGEMEVRNPLFDDSSLHLSNLKSHQ, from the exons ATGGTGGCGGCCCGGGGCGCTGCCGCCCGCCGCGgagcgctgctgctgctgctcgcCGCCCTCGGATCCTGCCCTTTGCGCCTCGTCCGTGCCG TGTCCTGTCCCCGGAGCCTGGACTGTGCCCTGCAGCGCCGAGAGTTCTGCCCACCGGGGTCGGGTGCCTGTgggccctgcctgcccccctTCCAGGAGGACGACCACGGGCGCTGTGTCCAGAAGCAGTTCTCACCCAGTG GACGGACCTCCATTCCCAGCTTGGAGGCAGAAATTGATTTTCTGGCAGATGTGCTGGCCAGGCAAGAGGCTCCTCACCACCACCTGGTACAGGATGGCAGACCCAGAA CCACGCTGGTGCCCAACGGCAGCAGACAACGCCTGGCCAGCGGGCTGAGAGAGGGGCGACTGCAGCGGGGTCCCACCAGCACCACAGCAGCCGCCACCCTCCCCACCACTGCCACGGTCCAGAAGAACCCAGTGGAGGcatcccccatccctgcaaatGACAACGTGGTGCTCG GGCTGATCGTGGTGTGCACAGTGGCCGGGATCTCGGCGCTGATTGTGGCAGCCGTCTGCTGGTGCAG GCTGCAGAAGGAGGTCAGGCTGGCGCAGAAAGCAGACTACTCGACCCAGCGAGTGGCCAGCCCCCTGCCCTACGACAAGATCTCGGTAAAGCATGTCCCTCCCGGTGGGGATTTTGGTGCTCTGCTGGAGGGATTCCCACATGGTGTAGGCCCCccaccagccaggctggggcacTCCAGAGCCTGGTCACAGCTGttcctgctctctctgcagcccGGGGACAAGACGCTGGCTCAGAGTGCCCAGATGTACCACTACCAGCACCAAAAGCAGCAGATGATCTCCCTGGAGAA GCATAAAGAGGAGCCCAAGCTGCCGGACTCTGCATCCTCTGATGAGGAGAATGAGGATGGAGACTTCACTGTGTATGAGTGCCCCGGGCTGGCTCCG ACTGGAGAAATGGAAGTGAGGAACCCGCTGTTTGACGACTCCTCCTTACACCTCTCCAACCTCAAGTCGCACCAGTAA